The Candidatus Desulfofervidus auxilii DNA segment GTATCGAGAGTGGTGAGGTAAGTGGTGAGATTGATCTTGATGGCGAGAGTATCACTATTACATTTACTAAACCCTTTATTTTAAGCGACCTGGAGCTCGGTTTATTATTTAAGTCAGGCAATCGTAGTGATACGGTAAATGAAAAGGCCAAAATTGTGGCAGATGGAATAGCTTATTATTTTGAAGTTACAGACAGCACAACCGCTAATTGGACTGGTTCAGGTAGTGTAAATAACTTATCCCCTGGGCTAAATGGCTATAATGGTCTTTGGCAGATTTCTAATCCATTTGGGGACACTCCAGTTAGCAAACTTGAATTTTATGCAGTTCAACAAGGTTCAGGTGGTCATGCTGATTCTGATTTTGGCATCTATCAAGTGCAAGGAGCGGTGGTTCCTATTCCTTCAACTATCTTGCTCCTTGGTTCAGGATTAATTGGAGCTTTTGGCTTAAGAAAAATAAAAAAGGAGTGGAAGAGAAATGAAAAGACTTCTTAGTGTATTGGTTGGGGTATTTTTTCTTCTAGGAAGTGCGGTATTGGCAGAGGCCTATCCCATAACGGCACAGGATATTTCTAATGGAGGTACTAGTGGCCTGTTCAGTTCCAGTGTTTTAGGGGAAAATCTTGCCTTAAAGGCAATGCCTGGTAGTACTACTGGTGAACCTTATGATGGCAAGAATGGCTATAATGGACTGGGACATATTTTTTCTGATCTCTTTAGCAATACTGCTGTTAAAACACTTGAATTTTATGCAGTTCAACAGGGTTCAGGTGGCTCTAATTCTGACTCTCACTTCAGCATCAACTGTAATGTCCAAGTCGCTCCGGTTCCCATTCCTCCAACTATTCTCCTTCTTGGCTCTGGTTTACTGGGTTTTGGCCTACTTAGCAGAAGAAAAAAGGTAAATACTTAATCAAGCAAACCTATATATCAAAGGCAGGGCTACTAAGTAGCCCTGCTTTATTATTTGGCATATACAACTATAGTATTATATTTTTAAAAAATAAGACTCTTGAAATACAACTAGAAATAAGCCCTTTGGAGAATTTACAATGGTTAGGAGAATTTGTATAGTGTATGAAGGATTTATCTCTAAGTTAAAGGAGGGTAAAGATGAAGAAGTTTTTCTTGATGCTACTGGCAGTGAGTACATTTATTTGGAGTGGTAGTGTTTTGGCCTATACTATTGATGATACTGTTAACGTCGGAAAGGGCACCACATTAGGTAGTGAATCAAGTGCTAGTGAATGGCTTGACTATATAGGAGACCACTTTGACACTGAAGGTATAGATGTGAACATGACAGGGAGTAATATAATTATTACCATGTACACTAATTTTGATGGTTTATACACTTATAGTGGAGATAACTTCTACGCAGCAGACCTGGGGCTTGATTTAAACCTGGATGGGACATATGAGTATGGAGTTGTTTTAACGCATGGTACAGGAGGAGACCAAGATTATTCAGCAGCACTTTACAAAGATGGGACATGGAACTCGTCTTATGATGTCTTGGAAGGTAAAACTATAAATGATCTCTACTATGGTGAATTTTATCCTGAACCTTCAAGTAGCCGTGAGGCATGGGTAAAGATGGAAGGCGGCAGTTATAAGGGAGATGTTAATATAAATATAACCTCATCAGGTAGCCTATATGCGTGGACATTAGAGATAGATAAGACCCTCTTTGGCTCAGATTTAGGCGATAAGATGGGTATTTTTTGGGCTACTGGTACCTGTGCCAATGATGTGGTTGAGGGTGTGGTTCCCATTCCTCCAACCATTCTCCTCCTTGGCTCTGGTTTACTGGGTTTTGGCTTACTTAGCAGAAGGAAAAAGGGAAATACTTAATCAAGCAAACCTATATATCAAAGGCAAGGGTCCCTTAGGAGCCCTGCCTTGTTTATTTAGCATATCCAACTAAGGTATTATATTTCTTCCAAAATAAGACTTTTGAAATACAACTAAAAATAAGTCCTTTGGAGAATTTACAATGGTTAGAGAAACTCATACAATATATTAAAATATGAAAAGGAGGTGAAAACATGCATTATATGAAAAACTTGGGGATGTTTTTTTGCACTATAATTTTAGTCTTTATGCTTGGAGGAGTAACTGAAGCCGCAACTTATACTTTTCAACCAACTCCAGCAGATCTCTATGATTTAGATCACTATTGCTATTATACATGGGGTATTGATTGGGATATACCAGCAGGCGAAATCATTGTTTCTGCTTCATTATTTTTTGACGATATCCGTAATTGGAATAAAAAATCCAACGACCTATGGGTGCATCTTTTGGATTCGGCAAATACAGGTGTTACTGAATATGGAGATGGCGAAGGCGGGGGTGATAACTTTAGTGGCCAAGGTATTCTATTGCACCATTGGCAAGACCTTCCAGCATCTGCACAAGATATCACTTATGATTTTGATCCATTTGAAATTGCTACTTTGAATACTTACGTTACAGACGGGAATTTTGGCCTTGGGTTTGACCCTGATTGCCATTACTATAACAATGGGATTACCTTAAACATAGAAACAGCTCCAGTCCCCATCCCTACCACTATTCTTCTGCTGGGGTCTGGTTTGTTAGGTTTTGGGTTGTTGAGTAGAAGGAAAAGGGTAAATACTTAATCAAGCAAACCTATATATCAAAGGCAGGGCTCCTTAGGAGCCCTGCTTTATTATCTCTTCTAGAAAGTTTCTTTATCATTCTAAAACCTGACTTTTTAAGCTAAATATTTAGGAAAAATAAATCACTTAGAAATTCGTTTTATTAATAAAAAAGCGCCCCGAGAGGGGCGCTTTTAAAAACATCTATAAAACTAACTTTTTTTCTACTACTCTTTAATCTCTGCTGGTGGGATTGACTCTACCAGCCCTGCATATCTGGCTACTTTTAACCTCATCATTGCCCGTCTTAAGGCCGCTTCTGCCCTAGCCACATCTATATTCTCTTTCTTTGCTAGTCTTTTTAGGGCCCTTTCTCTAGCCTTCATTACCCTCTTAACATTTATTTCACGTGCCAGTTCAGCCGCTTCAGCCAGAATACTCACTTTATTTTCAAAGACTTCACAAATACCTCCTGCAATAGCCATATAATCTATTTTCCCATTTTTTTTATATCGCCCTGGACCAATTTCTAGCAAACAAACCATAGGGGCGTGTCCAGGCAGAATCCCAAACTCACCTTCTACGGCAGTAGCCACTACCATGTCTACCTCTTCCCTCAAGACCAAACGGTCCGGAGTAATAACTTCTAAAAGGATTTTCCCTGCCATAATTACTTCCTCTTTATTTTTAAGCTGCTGCCAATTTCTTTGCTTTTTCTACCGCTTCCTCAATTCCCCCTACCATATAAAAGGCCTGTTCTGGTAAATCATCATGCTTTCCTTCAATGATTTCTTTAAAACCTCTTATGGTATCCTTTAGCTTCACATAAGCACCTGGACGCCCGGTAAACTGTTCAGCTACATGGAAGGGCTGAGAGAGAAATCTTTGAATCCTTCTAGCCCGAGCCACGGTAACTTTATCTTCCTCTGAAAGCTCTTCCATGCCTAAAATAGCAATAATGTCTTGTAATTCCTTGTATTTCTGTAAAATTCTCTGAACCTCACGGGAAACACCATAATGTTCTGTACCTAAAATGTTTGGGTCTAAAATTTTAGAAGTAGAATCAAGGGGGTCAACTGCAGGATAAATACCTAACTCAGCAATTGGCCTTGAAAGAACAACTGTTCCATCTAAATGGGAAAATGTAGTAGCCGGTCCTGGGTCAGTCAAATCATCGGCTGGCACATATACACATTGGACTGAAGTAATCGAACCCTTTTTTGTAGTGGTAATTCGCTCTTCCAGTCTACCCATATCCTCACCTAGAGTAGGCTGATAACCCACCGCCGAAGGCATCCTACCTAACAAGGCAGAAACCTCGGAGTTTGCTTGAATAAACCGATAAATATTGTCGATAAAGATCAAAACATCCTGTCCTTGGTCACGGAAATACTCGCATACGGTCATGGCTGTATGAGCTACCCTTGCTCTAGCACCAGGTGGCTCTGTCATTTGTCCATAAATCAAAGCTGCTTTTTCTATAACTCCTGATTCTTTTACTTCCAGATAAAGGTCATTGCCTTCACGTGTCCGCTCTCCAACACCAGCAAAGACAGAAAGACCACCATGCTCTAAAGCAATATTATGCATCATCTCTAGCATAACTACTGTTTTACCCACTCCCGCTCCTCCAAACATGGCCATTTTACCACCACGGGGGAAAGGAACTAATAAGTCAACTACTTTTAACCCGGTTTCTAAAAGTTTTACAGTAGTCTCTTGCTCTACTAATGCGGGGGCCTCTTTATGAATAGGATAGTATTCTTTGGCCTGGATAGGACCTTTACCGTCCACTGGTTTTCCAACCACATTGATTACTCGGCCCAAAACTTCCTTCCCTACCGGACACAGGATAGGGTTACCTGTATCCTTAACCTCCATGCCTCGCATTAGACC contains these protein-coding regions:
- a CDS encoding F0F1 ATP synthase subunit epsilon; this translates as MAGKILLEVITPDRLVLREEVDMVVATAVEGEFGILPGHAPMVCLLEIGPGRYKKNGKIDYMAIAGGICEVFENKVSILAEAAELAREINVKRVMKARERALKRLAKKENIDVARAEAALRRAMMRLKVARYAGLVESIPPAEIKE
- the atpD gene encoding F0F1 ATP synthase subunit beta, with amino-acid sequence MNVGKIVQVIGNVVDVRFKEGEVPALHNALTVTNPAIDDTEDNLVLEVFQHLGDNVVRTVAMDITDGLMRGMEVKDTGNPILCPVGKEVLGRVINVVGKPVDGKGPIQAKEYYPIHKEAPALVEQETTVKLLETGLKVVDLLVPFPRGGKMAMFGGAGVGKTVVMLEMMHNIALEHGGLSVFAGVGERTREGNDLYLEVKESGVIEKAALIYGQMTEPPGARARVAHTAMTVCEYFRDQGQDVLIFIDNIYRFIQANSEVSALLGRMPSAVGYQPTLGEDMGRLEERITTTKKGSITSVQCVYVPADDLTDPGPATTFSHLDGTVVLSRPIAELGIYPAVDPLDSTSKILDPNILGTEHYGVSREVQRILQKYKELQDIIAILGMEELSEEDKVTVARARRIQRFLSQPFHVAEQFTGRPGAYVKLKDTIRGFKEIIEGKHDDLPEQAFYMVGGIEEAVEKAKKLAAA
- a CDS encoding PEP-CTERM sorting domain-containing protein, with product MKNFMAILMAMLFLLGMIVEAQAALITAEDIKNGGISGLFTSSALGGSFALKAMRGSGDAYYKQDVVGIESGEVSGEIDLDGESITITFTKPFILSDLELGLLFKSGNRSDTVNEKAKIVADGIAYYFEVTDSTTANWTGSGSVNNLSPGLNGYNGLWQISNPFGDTPVSKLEFYAVQQGSGGHADSDFGIYQVQGAVVPIPSTILLLGSGLIGAFGLRKIKKEWKRNEKTS
- a CDS encoding PEP-CTERM sorting domain-containing protein (PEP-CTERM proteins occur, often in large numbers, in the proteomes of bacteria that also encode an exosortase, a predicted intramembrane cysteine proteinase. The presence of a PEP-CTERM domain at a protein's C-terminus predicts cleavage within the sorting domain, followed by covalent anchoring to some some component of the (usually Gram-negative) cell surface. Many PEP-CTERM proteins exhibit an unusual sequence composition that includes large numbers of potential glycosylation sites. Expression of one such protein has been shown restore the ability of a bacterium to form floc, a type of biofilm.) — its product is MHYMKNLGMFFCTIILVFMLGGVTEAATYTFQPTPADLYDLDHYCYYTWGIDWDIPAGEIIVSASLFFDDIRNWNKKSNDLWVHLLDSANTGVTEYGDGEGGGDNFSGQGILLHHWQDLPASAQDITYDFDPFEIATLNTYVTDGNFGLGFDPDCHYYNNGITLNIETAPVPIPTTILLLGSGLLGFGLLSRRKRVNT